One stretch of Miscanthus floridulus cultivar M001 chromosome 18, ASM1932011v1, whole genome shotgun sequence DNA includes these proteins:
- the LOC136520346 gene encoding uncharacterized protein, with translation MEEGGGGGRKQDTTAAASKAQREVAAAGVSVHEWLQHVKASFLGLVGKVTATSEQEAAEADMRAAKAQVEATDEAEAKKKRLADG, from the exons AtggaggagggcggcggcggcgggaggaagCAGGACACGACGGCGGCAGCGTCCAAGGCGCAGAGAGAGGTCGCGGCGGCCGGCGTCTCCGTGCACGAGTGGCTGCAGCACGTCAAGGCCTCCTTCCTCGGCCTG GTGGGCAAGGTGACGGCGACGAGCGAGCAGGAAGCGGCGGAGGCGGACATGCGCGCGGCGAAGGCGCAGGTGGAGGCAACCGACGAGGCGGAGGCCAAGAAGAAGCGGCTGGCAGATGGATGA
- the LOC136521883 gene encoding NADPH HC-toxin reductase 1-like has product MEKNKNSSSNGVRVCVTGGAGFIGSWLVKKLLERGYTVHATLRNIGDEEKSGLLRRLVPGAAESGRLVVFEADLYDAATFAPAIAGCQFVFLVATPFQHDATSAKYKSTAEAAQDAARVILRQCADSETVKRVIHTSTMATCSPLKEYATGFKDAVDESCWTPLDVDYPLRDPQFHEYILSKLLSEKALLAYNAAESPAFEVVTVPCPVVAGDTLQGRTTVALESATSPVTRDARHFGALRMLQRLMGSVPLAHVDDVCNALVFCMERPSMAGRFLCAAAYPTVDEIVGHFAAKYPHLDLLRETELGLPSVEAHSNRLGELGFRYKYGMEEILDGSVDCAVRFGRLDASKFSMQER; this is encoded by the exons ATGGAGAAGAACAAGAACAGCAGCAGCAATGGAGTGCGGGTGTGCGTGACCGGAGGCGCCGGGTTCATCGGCTCCTGGCTCGTCAAGAAGCTCCTCGAGAGAGGCTACACCGTCCACGCCACGCTGCGGAACATCG GGGACGAGGAGAAATCGGGGCTGCTCCGGCGGCTGGTCCCCGGCGCGGCGGAGTCCGGGCGCCTGGTGGTGTTCGAGGCCGATCTCTATGACGCGGCCACGTTCGCGCCGGCCATCGCGGGGTGCCAGTTCGTCTTCCTCGTCGCCACGCCGTTCCAGCACGACGCCACGAGCGCCAAG TACAAGAGCACGGCGGAGGCGGCTCAGGACGCGGCGCGGGTGATCCTCCGGCAGTGTGCGGACTCCGAGACGGTGAAGCGCGTGATCCACACCAGCACCATGGCGACGTGCTCGCCGCTCAAGGAGTACGCCACGGGGTTCAAGGACGCCGTCGACGAATCCTGCTGGACGCCGCTCGACGTCGACTACCCTCTCCGGGACCCGCAGTTCCAT GAGTACATCCTTTCCAAGCTGCTGTCGGAGAAGGCGTTGCTGGCCTACAACGCCGCCGAGAGCCCGGCGTTCGAGGTGGTCACGGTGCCCTGCCCCGTCGTGGCCGGCGACACGCTGCAGGGCCGCACCACGGTCGCGCTGGAGTCCGCCACGTCGCCGGTGACCCGCGACGCGCGCCACTTCGGGGCGCTCAGGATGCTGCAGCGGCTGATGGGCTCGGTGCCGCTGGCGCACGTGGACGACGTCTGCAACGCGCTCGTCTTCTGCATGGAGCGGCCGTCCATGGCCGGCCGGTTCCTCTGCGCCGCCGCGTACCCCACCGTCGACGAGATCGTCGGTCACTTCGCCGCCAAGTACCCGCACCTCGACCTACTTAGAGA GACGGAGCTCGGGTTGCCTAGCGTTGAGGCTCACAGCAACAGGCTCGGCGAGCTCGGATTCAGATACAAATACGGAATGGAAGAGATACTTGATGGCAGCGTCGACTGTGCAGTAAGATTTGGTCGCCTCGATGCATCCAAGTTCAGCATGCAAGAACGATAA
- the LOC136521471 gene encoding NADPH HC-toxin reductase 2-like isoform X1: MSSSNGVRVCVTGGAGFIGSWLVKKLLERGYTVHATLRNIVYDSRGRGEIGTAPATGPRRGGVRASGAVRGRPLRRRHVRAGHRRVPVRLPRRHAAAARRHEHQVQEHGGGSSGRGAGDPPAVRGIQDGEARDPHRQHGGVLAAQGGLHRVQRHRRRILLDAAQRRLPSPEPRFRRVQLEYVVSKLMSEKELLAYNAVGSSALEVVTVPCSVVAGDTLQAHATFSLECLVSPVTRDKRLLAALRLLQPLAGSVPVTHVDDVCDALVFCMERPAMAGRFLCAAAYPTFGDVVGHFAAKYPHLVDISKETEVLPSVQAHSD; the protein is encoded by the exons ATGAGCAGCAGCAATGGAGTGCGGGTGTGCGTCACCGGAGGCGCCGGGTTCATCGGCTCCTGGCTTGTCAAGAAGCTCCTCGAGAGAGGCTACACCGTCCACGCCACGCTGCGGAACATCG TGTACGATTCCAGGGGACGAGGAGAAATCGGGACTGCTCCGGCGACTGGTCCCCGGCGCGGCGGAGTACGGGCGTCTGGTGCTGTTCGAGGCCGACCTCTACGACGCCGCCACGTTCGCGCCGGCCATCGCCGGGTGCCAGTTCGTCTTCCTCGTCGCCACGCCGCTGCAGCACGACGCCACGAGCACCAAG TACAAGAGCACGGCGGAGGCAGCTCTGGACGCGGCGCGGGTGATCCTCCGGCAGTGCGAGGAATCCAGGACGGTGAAGCGCGTGATCCACACCGGCAGCATGGTGGCGTGCTCGCCGCTCAAGGAGGACTCCACCGGGTTCAAAGACACCGTCGACGAATCCTGCTGGACGCCGCTCAACGTCGATTACCCTCTCCGGAACCCAGATTTCGACGTGTGCAACTG GAGTACGTCGTGTCGAAGCTGATGTCGGAGAAGGAGCTGCTGGCCTACAACGCCGTCGGGAGCTCGGCGTTAGAGGTGGTCACGGTGCCCTGCTCCGTCGTGGCCGGCGACACGCTCCAGGCCCACGCCACGTTCTCCCTGGAGTGCCTCGTGTCGCCGGTGACCCGTGACAAGCGCCTCCTCGCGGCGCTGAGGCTGCTGCAGCCGCTGGCTGGCTCGGTGCCGGTGACGCACGTGGACGACGTCTGTGACGCGCTTGTCTTCTGCATGGAGCGGCCGGCCATGGCCGGCAGGTTCCTCTGCGCCGCCGCGTACCCGACGTTCGGCGACGTCGTCGGTCACTTCGCCGCCAAGTACCCCCACCTCGTCGACATCAGCAAAGA GACCGAGGTGTTGCCGAGCGTGCAAGCGCACAGCGACTAG
- the LOC136521471 gene encoding NADPH HC-toxin reductase 1-like isoform X2: protein MSSSNGVRVCVTGGAGFIGSWLVKKLLERGYTVHATLRNIGDEEKSGLLRRLVPGAAEYGRLVLFEADLYDAATFAPAIAGCQFVFLVATPLQHDATSTKYKSTAEAALDAARVILRQCEESRTVKRVIHTGSMVACSPLKEDSTGFKDTVDESCWTPLNVDYPLRNPDFDVCNWSTSCRS, encoded by the exons ATGAGCAGCAGCAATGGAGTGCGGGTGTGCGTCACCGGAGGCGCCGGGTTCATCGGCTCCTGGCTTGTCAAGAAGCTCCTCGAGAGAGGCTACACCGTCCACGCCACGCTGCGGAACATCG GGGACGAGGAGAAATCGGGACTGCTCCGGCGACTGGTCCCCGGCGCGGCGGAGTACGGGCGTCTGGTGCTGTTCGAGGCCGACCTCTACGACGCCGCCACGTTCGCGCCGGCCATCGCCGGGTGCCAGTTCGTCTTCCTCGTCGCCACGCCGCTGCAGCACGACGCCACGAGCACCAAG TACAAGAGCACGGCGGAGGCAGCTCTGGACGCGGCGCGGGTGATCCTCCGGCAGTGCGAGGAATCCAGGACGGTGAAGCGCGTGATCCACACCGGCAGCATGGTGGCGTGCTCGCCGCTCAAGGAGGACTCCACCGGGTTCAAAGACACCGTCGACGAATCCTGCTGGACGCCGCTCAACGTCGATTACCCTCTCCGGAACCCAGATTTCGACGTGTGCAACTG GAGTACGTCGTGTCGAAGCTGA